The following coding sequences lie in one Spinacia oleracea cultivar Varoflay chromosome 1, BTI_SOV_V1, whole genome shotgun sequence genomic window:
- the LOC110800292 gene encoding uncharacterized protein — MTRYLDLRKKQLENNEMVAAGNPILNTKTSPIRADNDDDDVQLNNNDAGYDLGFKLELETIAENEKEAPKKKHRGPTKLTQVHARTREEHQYIILNLFGQPVGPTKEIVEEFKFFLGTLGKDSKLTPINYVNFRDLPTHDNIWDYVLEKYIVLEAGRKYAMEAVNTSWRSYKCRFKKNHFYAYATDELRWENKPDTISVPQFQDLLNYWKCEKIEEESKTNRENRLLLNDMHTMGRKGFANLRNELQEQDPDKQEPSQAKVYK; from the exons ATGACAAGGTATCTTGATCTTCGAAAAAAGCAATTAGAAAATAATGAAATGGTTGCAGCCGGTAATCCAATTCTGAATACTAAAACATCACCAATAAGAgctgataatgatgatgatgatgtacaACTGAATAATAATGATGCTGGATATGACCTTGGATTTAAATTAGAATTGGAGACAATAGCTGAAAACGAAAAGGAAG CTCCTAAGAAGAAGCATCGAGGGCCAACAAAGCTTACACAAGTTCATGCGCGTACAAGAGAAGAACACCAATATATTATTCTAAACTTGTTTGGCCAACCAGTAGGACCTACAAAGGAAATTGTTGAAGAGTTTAAGTTTTTCCTCGGAACTTTGGGGAAGGATTCTAAGCTTACGCCAATTAATTATGTCAATTTTCGAGATCTGCCCACACATGACAATATATGGGATTATGTTTTG GAAAAATATATAGTTCTTGAAGCCGGAAGAAAATATGCAATGGAGGCTGTCAATACAAGTTGGCGTAGTTATAAATGCAGATTTAAGAAGAATCATTTCTATGCATATGCCACTGATGAGTTAAGATGGGAGAATAAACCAGACACTATTTCGGTACCTCAGTTTCAAGACCTCTTGAATTACTGGAAATGTGAAAAAATTGAG GAAGAAAGTAAGACCAACAGAGAAAATCGTTTGTTGTTAAATGATATGCACACGATGGGCCGTAAGGGGTTTGCAAATTTACGTAATGAATTG CAAGAGCAGGATCCGGATAAGCAAGAACCTTCTCAAGCAAAGGTCTACAAATAA